A window of Mobiluncus massiliensis genomic DNA:
GGCGACCTTCAGCATCGCCCGCACCAATCGGGTCGCTCCTGCCGCGCAGCTCAGGTTCGGATCCAGGCTGTGCAAGGGAATAGTACCGGGGGTAATCGGCTGTTCGCCAGCGCTTTCGGCAGAGTTTCCGCCCGGTTCGGCCAAGTAGGCGCGCTCAAGCAGGTGAGCGACCACCTCGGTGTCGGTTTCGCTGACGCATTTGATGCCCAGGGTTTCCAGGTGGGCGCGGTAAGGTTCCGCGTTCTCGATGATGCCGTTGTGTATCAGCGCCAGTTTTCCGTCATAAGACAGGTGGGGGTGGGCATTGTCACGGGTAACGCCCCCGTGGGTGGCCCAACGGGTGTGCCCAATCGCGGTGGTGGCATTGGGCAAAGGGCGCTTTTCTAAAGTTTTGCGCAGTTCGGAGAGTTTTCCGACTTCCTTTTCGACCGTAATTTCGGGGCTCACGCTGGTCGCGTCAACCACCGCGATTCCGGCTGAATCATAGCCGCGGTATTCCAGGCGGGACAGCCCCTCCAGGACAGTTTCCTCAGCTACCTTGGCGCTCTGGGACCCTACGGCACCGACAATTCCACACACATTTCCTCGCTTTCGCGGCGCGGTTTTACAGCGCTAATAGTTCTTGCACCCGGTTAGCGAGGGTTTGAGCCTCCGCATCGGCCTGTTCCTGAGTTGCGGCTTCTACCATGACCCGCACCAGGGGTTCGGTACCGGAAGAACGCAACAAAACCCGGCCCGTCTCCCCCAGGCGCGCTTCCGCCTGCGCGACATCCTGGGCCAAGCGCGGGTCGTCCACGCGGGTCTTGTCCACTCCGGGCACATTAATCAGGGTTTGGGGCAGCTTTTGGATAGGCGACACGAGTTCGCTCAAAGGAGCTTGATGGGAGGCCACAGTCGCCGCCACTTGCAGAGCGGTGAGGATACCGTCGCCGGTGGTGGCGTAGCGGGCATTGATAACGTGTCCGGACTGTTCCCCGCCCAAAATGTAGCCGTGAGCGCGCATTTCCTCCAATACGTAGCGATCTCCTACCGCGGTGGTGGGGGTCTTGATGCCCGCCTGCTGCATCGCTAAACGCAACCCGAGATTACTCATCACGGTCAGCACCAGGGTGTCCTCGGTCAATATTCCCGCCCGGTGCATATCCAAGGCCAGCATCCCCATGATTTGGTCGCCATCAACCAGGTCGCCGGCGCCGTCCACTGCCAGGCAGCGGTCCGCGTCACCGTCAAACGCCACCCCGAAGTCTGCCCCGGCGGCTACCACCATGGATTTCAGCTGCTTGGGGTGGGTCGAGCCGCAGTTCAGGTTGATGTTGCGCCCATCGGGAGAGGCGTTAATCACCACGACGTCCGCGCCGGCTTCGCGTAGCGCCCGCGGACCGATCTCTGAAGCCGCCCCGTTGGCGCAGTCCACTACGATTTTCAGCCCGTGCAGAGACACCGGAACCGTGTCTACCAGGTGATTGACATAGGCGTCGTCGGCGGCTTTACCGTTGGCCACCACGTCGCCGACCCCGGAACCGAGCGGCCGTTCCCAGTTCTGGCCCAGCATGGCTTGAACCCGGTCCTCCATCTCATCAGGCAGTTTGTAACCGCCGCGGGCAAAGAATTTGATGCCGTTGTCTTGCATCGGATTGTGCGACGCGCTGATGACCACGCCCAACTCGATGTCTTGGGATTCTGTCAGATACGCCACCCCGGGAGTGGGAATGACCCCGACCCTGGTCACGTCCATGCCAGCGCTGGACAGTCCCGCTGCCAGGGCGTGATCCAGGAATTGTCCCGAAACACGTGTATCGCGGCCAATGATGGCTCGCGGCTTGGCGGGTTCCTCTGGGATCAGGCGGGGACGTTTAATCCCGGTGCGTGATTCCGTCATCGCCGATTCGCGCTGCTCTTTCAACAAATCTCTCACGATGGGCATCTGACCGGTGGCCATAATTTTTTCTTCTACCACCAGGCGAGCCGCAGCCACTCCCAAGTTCAAAGCCAGTTCCGCGGTGATGTCTTCGTTGGCAAGTCCGCGAACTCCGTCAGTACCGAATAAACGTTGGGTCATCTACTGCCTCCTGTTGAACCATAAAAACCTTTCCCATTATTCCACGCCCGCGCGCAACCGCCACACCACCGACCCGCGGTGGGGCTCCGGCTCGAGATGATTGGGTCACTGAAAGTGTGGAAACCCGAAAAAACTGCGCAACCCCGGGTACAATAGCGGATGCAATCATAAATTGCAATTACACGCTAATATGTATGAACTCGCATTCACTTATTCAAAGGAGAATAAATATGCATAAAAAGCGCATAGCCATATGCTCTCTACTTGCTCTTGCACTGGGAATCGGAACTCCCACGGCTGCATTTGCTTGTACCGGGATTATTGTCGGACCCGAACTGACTACTGATGGAAGTTTCTACTTTGGTCGTACAGAGGACCTGGAGATTAACCATAATAAGGCATATGTTATTCACGAGGCCGGATATTTTCAGCCAGGACAAACTATAGAGGATGTTTCCTACGGAACTGATGCTGGCTATCAATTTACATTTGCAAATCCTTCATATAGGTATAACGGAGTTAACGACACCACTCCCGAATACGGAATTTTTGATGAAGCTGGATTTAACGAAAAAGGACTAATGGTCGATATGACCGTTTCCGCAAGCGCCAACGAAGCTGTTTTGGCTCAAGATCCACTTTTGGACGGGGAAGATGGTAGCCGTGTTGGCCTGACGGAGGCTATCCTCCCCACGGTTGTTTTGGCCACTTGCGACACCCCGGAAAACGCGGTGAGATTTATTGCTGACGAACTGGCAACGAAAGGGGCAGCGGAAGGTAATTCCTTGGTAGTAGCCAGCAAGAGCGACCTGTGGTACATGGAGATTTACACCGGACACCAATTCCTCGCCATGCGTTACCCGAAAGACAAGTTCTCCGTTTTCCCCAATACTTTCTGGATTAATGGTGTCACTTTGACGCCAGGAAAAACTACCAATAACTATGTTGTCTCCCAAGATGGCAATTACATCTTTTCAAAAGGTCTCTTTAGCACTGCTCAGGCGGCCGGAACTTTCAAGGGGGACGCAGCTCGGAATTATATTGAGGCGCGGGAATCTTACGCTGATCCAGAGGTAGGTCCGCGTAACGCCTCTCGTTCTGCCTCAGGAATCAAGACTCTGAACCCCAATGCCCAGGTTGACCCAAATGGAACCGCCTTCCCCTTCCTGCAAAGCGCCGAAAAAAAGAGCATCTCACTAGAAATGGTTATGGACGCTACGCGCAACCGTTTCGGCAACCTCGGAAATCTTCCTGGGAATGACACCGGTGAGGAAGGTTACTATCCTATCGGTAACCGTAATGTGATGGAGGCTCATGTTTTCCAAATTCCGACTACTGCTACGGATAGTTTCCCTGCCGTAGAATATTTAGCTCTGGGATCCACGCTCACCTCTCCGTACGTGCCGTACTATTTGGATCAGACTGCCGGTTTTTCCCCGGCAATGAATACGTCGAATGAGTACACTTCTAACTCGGTTTATTGGACCGCGATGGATATTTTGCACATGGTCGAGACGAATCGCTCTAAGTATCAACCCATAGTCAATGCCAAACTCTCGCCAGTTCAAAAAGAGATTCTGACTGCGACGAAATTGAGCGACGAGGGAGCGTCAGCGCGCACCGCGTGGAACACCAAAGCCGCTTCCAAGGCCTTTGCGGCTATGCAATCGGCACAAACTGAATTGCGGACTAAGCTGTTCCAAGACGGTTATACCTCCTCATCGGAGCGGGTGCGTAAAGCAGGCTTATCAGGAGGGGAATTCCGTCTCACAGTTCCGGCTGGAGTCACGGATACCGTCTGGAAGCTCAGTTTTGATTCTAAGTCGAAAGCCCTTTCCATAGTTGACGCCTATGGGGAGTCTGTGGGAGTACCGGCCGGCGTACCTTTTGACATCACCATCAGGAAAGCCACTTACGAAAAGAATCCTGGTCTTACTCTGGACGGTCAACCTGTACGGGCGACTTTACAAGGTGACGTATATGTTTGGAAATACTCCACCACCGTAGGCCGCTACAGCGGTAAAAATCGCCAAGCCGTGGCAGCCAATCTGTCCAAGTCGTTCTTTACGAATGCTAAGACAGCCTTCATTGTGAATTCCCACTCTCCCAGCGATGCCATCAGCGCGGCGAATCTATCACAAGGGAAAGCCCCAATTCTCTACACCCACGGAATCGGTCTCGACGAAGTGACTCAAACCGAACTCGCTCGATTGCACCCGCAGAAAGTTGTCCTGGTCGGCGGAACCGGAGCGGTCAGCGATGCTGTGCAACAGACTGTGCGCACGCTGCTACCTTCGGCACAGGTGACGCGGATTGAAGGATCGAGTCGTTATGCAGTGAACGCGCAATCCGCAAATGAGTTTTCTCCGGATACAAACGCTATCGTGATTGCACCGGGACAAAACAGTATTACCGCAGTAAACGCAGTGTCCTTCGCGAAGAATCTCAACGCTCCCGTATTCCTGGTTTCCAGCCAAGAAGTTCCGCGAGAAATATCTGAGCAAATCAAACGCCTGAATAAAGTGAAGCAAGTCGTCATCGTAGGAAACGAGACCGATGTGTCCACTGCGGTGCAATCGAAACTGGATGAATTGACAGGAGTGAAGTCCTCTCGGCTGACTTCTCAGAATCAATTCCAGGTCAGCGCCGCGCTGGCGGGGAATATCTCTGAGCCACGGCAAGCCATTGTGGCCAGCGGCATAGATCCGGCCGATGCTTTGGTTGCTGCACCGCTCGCCCAGAGTCTCAATTTGCCGTTGGTACTTTCAAGTCCGGATAAACTTGACCCATCCGTGGTCCAGTACATCCAGGCGACGAAGTCCATCAAACAGGCGATTTTTGTCGGTGGTCCCGCTCCCCTCAGTCAGGCCCTTCGCGCACAGATGCAGGGGATTTTGAACTAGAGCACGGATTATCAGGGCGTTTTCACCACTGAGGTAATGTCGCTCAGTTATCCGAATAAACAAATAAATGCAGCCGGGGTCACCGTATTGGTGTGGCCCCGGCTGCATTTTGCGAATAGTATTCCCAACCCATTTGTGTGACTAGCGATAATCGGGATTGTTGGAGTTCCATCAAAATCGCTCGCGACCAAATCACACCCGACACTTTGGTCACCTAAATGAATCCGAATTTAGTGGAACCCGGGGGTAATCCCGGGTTCCACTAAACTTTGTCGCAGACAGCGATTAACGCTTCGAGTACTGCGGCGCCTTGCGAGCCTTCTTAAGGCCAGCCTTCTTGCGTTCCACGGCGCGAGCGTCGCGGGTCAGGAAGCCGGCTTTCTTAAGCGCGGGACGGTTAGCGTCACGATCGATTTCGTTCAGCGCGCGGGACACGCCCAGGCGCAGCGCACCGGCCTGGCCGGAAATACCGCCGCCGTCAATGCGAGCCTTGACGTCGAAACGACCCTGCAAGTCCAACAGCACGAAAGGTGCCATGACCAATTGCTGGTGCAACTTGTTCGGGAAGTAATCTTCCAGAGTACGACCGTTGATAGTCCAATTGCCGTTACCCGGAACCAAACGCACGCGGGCCACGGCTTCCTTACGGCGCCCTAGCCCCATGCCTTTGTCGATGCGAGAATTCCCACGACCCGGTTCATCCTGGGCCGCCGGAGTCTCGGTGGTGTATTCGCTGGGGACATCCTCCAGCTCTTCGATTTCTGTAGTGGTCTTCGCCACGATACTCCTTGAGGTTTTGCGAACCGCGTTTATTGCGCGATTTGCGTGAGTTCAAAAACTTCCGGGTTCTGGCCGGCGTGCGGATGTTCCGGTCCGGCGTAAACCTTCAGCTTCGTCAATTGCTGTTTGGAGAGGCGGTTATGAGGCATCATTCCCTTAACTGCCTTCTCGATGATCTTTTCGGGTTGTTTTTCCCGCATTTCCTGGTAAGAGGTTGCCTTCAAGCCACCGGGGAAACCCGAGTGGTGGTAGGCAGTCTTTTCAGTCCATTTGTTGCCGGTCAACACGACCTTTTCCGCATTGATAACAATGACGTAGTCTCCATTATCAAAGTTGGGAGCGAAGGTCGGCTTGTGCTTGCCGCGCAGCAAGGTAGCCACCTGGGAAGCCAAACGTCCCAGCACGATGCCGTCGGCATCTACTACGTGCCACTTCGCGTCAACGTCACCAGCCTTGGGTGAATAAGTACGCACTTCTCTAGCCTTCAATTCTTAATCGTCGGTCTCATCACTTTTGTGATGATGAAAGTTTGCGTGTGCCCCGGGATGACAGCGGTATGAGTGGGAATGGTCACCAACTCGAGGGCATACAACCGTTTAATCTTAGCGATTTCGCCCGCCTGGGTCAAAATCACGGCCTAACTTACGGATTTTGCGCACAAGGGCGGTGTGGTGCCTCACATAGTTTGAGCACGAAAATATATTGTTGGCATGGATGATGGAGTGGCTTCTAGAGGTGTGCGTGTTGAGTTCACGAAGAGGATTGTGTTCACCGCCCAAAGGGGGACGTGATTGTTGAGAATGCTAGGTTGCGCCGTGCAGCAAACCGATCAGGAAGTGAAATCAGGATGCGAAACCAGCCAACCACACCACAGTCGGAACCGGTGCGGTCAGTCCTGAAAGCAATACAGGCCCCGCCCCAAACCCGGGAAGATTTAGCGAAAGACCTTAAAGCTCGCGCCGAACAGCCCAAAGCAGAACGCGACCAAACCAAACGCCTCAAACAACACCGACACGGACGCGGCAGATAAGAACTACTGCTTCGAGGAGTGAATCTTCAAGATATAGAACGCCAAGGCTGCTAGCGTAAACGCTGCTGTTGATGACGAAATCTGGGTGAGTACGAATGATGGCTCTTTTATTAGAGCAAAAAAAGTCCCGACAATGCCTGTGACTACCGTAACGCAGGCAAGTACTACAATAAGTGTTCTTAGGGCACGCATTATTGTGACCAGCATGCTGGTAGTGCGTTTACAGGATTAAGAAATATTTGGATTCCTCTGCCCCATGAGTTACATAGACCGTAAACACCGCCATAGGTAGCTAAGGCTCCCGCAATCGCGCCAGCAACCACAGGTCCTGCTCCGGTATAGGAGGTAATAGCTGCTGCTACTGCGGCCACACCTGCACCGCTATTGAGTGCGTTTGATACAGCGCTAGCATTGCAGCTATTCAAGAACACCGTAGGCCAAAAAGCTCTCCATCCGTTTTTTCCTTTACAAGCGGACATGGCTTTTATTACTGCGGAGGTAGGTGAATCCGGATGCATTGTATCTGAGCTTGCCTGAAGGGCAGAGGTATATTCGTCTAAAACTTTTTTATCAATCGAATCATCAGATACGGCAGCTGCATAATCGATAGTTCCATTCTTGAAATAAGGATCCAGCCTTTGCAGAGAATCGATGTCCTTGTGTAAGGATTGGAATTCTTCTTCGGAAATACTGCTGATAACAGGTCTAGAATTTACCGTTACCAAGGAATCTATGGGTGTATCTGGATGCAAACTATCAGCATTTGCGGTACCAGAAACGACCATGGACAACGCTATCGTAGTGACAGAAGCTACAAACAATCTCAAGGATTTTTTCGGCACCACTCTCACAGTATTACTGAGTGCGAACCCTATGTCAATAGCCCGGCGTACCTTATGTATTTTGAGCGCGAGGGCGGTGTGGTGCCTCACATAGTTTGAGCGCGAAAACAGATTGTTGGTATGAATGATGGAGTGGTTTCTATGGGTGCGCGTGTTAGGTTCTGCGTGAATGGCGAAATCAAAATCTGTGCGAGCATCTCTTCAAAACGACCGACCGGAATCTGCATCAGGAATGGTTTGGGTGAACCCGTATCGGCGAAAGGACGGAGTTTTGGTGCGGGGACATTGGCGCAAACCTCGACATAGCTAGTTGGACCAAAGCAGTTGGCTCTATGCCTGAAGTAGCCAGGTAAACCGACCCCAGATTGAATACAGTTTCATTGCCCCCACCGGCACGGAGCAATCGAAACGAGATATTGAAAGCCTAAGAATCAGCGCAGAGTTTTGTAATCAAAACGTGTATAAATCACGAGGGATACTAACGTTATTAGAGCTACCAACAGCCAAGTGGGGAAACTACTTACCGACTGTAGCAAGATATTCCAAAATACGGGAGTGCTGGCGGTATCTAAAGTGCCAAAAATCAAGACTGCTCCGAGATAGATTATGCCCGGAATAGTGGCGTAGGATGCGCCGAGGACACAGCCGACAATCACTCCTAGTGAAACCAAAAACAGTTCGTTACGTACGGCCACCAAGACAACTGAAGTAAAGTACACGACATCGAAACTGTGGGTAAATATCGCGAGAATGAACAGTATCAGGGCGGCGGCTACGGCATAGCCAGTAATGACTATTATCAGCAAGGCTAGGCGGCTGAGCCGGAGCCGTCTAGTTTGCGTTAGTTCTAGGTTTCCTGGCATGGCCAAGAGCAGGGGCAGAAACAGCGCGCCGGAGGCTGCGGTGATAGGAAGCAGGAATACAGAGACACCCGCACGCAGCGGAACCTCGGTCAGGAACGCTGGCGAAAAAGCTACCAGGAGCGCAGGCAAGAGAACAGCAACACCAAAGACGCGGTAATCACGAGACTTCACGAACAGCACAAATCCCGGTGGGGTTTTGCCACGTTCCACAGCTAGATCGCCTCCTTCGAGAGCTGAGAATCAGTTAATTTATGGTTCCGAGCCAAATCTCGTCTTGTAACTGCTGATATTTAGACTCAGGAATCACTTTGCAATCAAGCAGCCTCGCGATGTAGGCACTCTCTATATCAGTGTGCTCAATGTGCTTGGTGCCGCCTCTCTGCGAGACAACCAGCAGAGGGGAACAGGTCTGTGCATCAGGACCGAATGTGGTTATCCGTTTCACCTCCAGAGATATCTCGTGCTCATCGAACCAGACCTTAGCTAAATCGTATTCTCGCATCACCGCGGGAAGATATCGTTTTGATTCCGGAGCCACGCACACCTTTACCTCCCCAGATGTCGCACACACGGCAGAATCTTGAGGCAGAGGGACGAAAGGACTCAAGCTCGTAGTCGTAAACCAAGCAGAGAAAATTAAACTCGAAGCGCCGATACCAACCACAACTGCCCACCACCAGCGAGGAAACAAAATCCCCAGAGCCGAAAGCACCATGACAATCAGGGCGAACAGCCACTGAATGGACTTAAACGTCAGGTTATAGGTGTAACCGGTCAACGGCTCCGTGGCACCTCCGGGCAGGAAAAAATAGTAGGGGAAACCTAGCCAGTTGTAGGCAGCAAACCATAACAGCGCTAAAAGGGGTGCGAAAACATAGCTCAAAACGATACTACCGACAAAAACACCGAGGTATGAGGCCATCAGTATGACCGACACCATAGAGAGGAACGACCACGGATTGAGCAACCCAAAACAGGCATGACCCACGGATGTAAACACCGTCACAACCAGATACAGTACCGTTATTGCCAACACATAAGGCAGACTATTGATGAGACCAAAAGCCAACACTTGCCGGTTCCACACCCCGCATGGCCACAAATTCTGACAGCCATTTTTACGGTGGTGAATTAACTCCAAGCTAGCCGTCAGCAAGCAAAGCGGAGCCACTAAAGCGACGCAGACCACCGAAAAATCCGCTGCCCCCAACCAATCCTCACTCCAGAATAAGCCGCGGGAAAACAGCGGAAGCAAACCCGCAATCATCGCCAACGGCAACATCGTCAGGGCATAGGAATACTTGAGCTGAATCATGACGAGTTTCCCTGATGAACCCGGTCATACAGTACTCGTAACAATGATGTTGATTTCTCACCGGACACAGAAT
This region includes:
- the glmM gene encoding phosphoglucosamine mutase, with the translated sequence MTQRLFGTDGVRGLANEDITAELALNLGVAAARLVVEEKIMATGQMPIVRDLLKEQRESAMTESRTGIKRPRLIPEEPAKPRAIIGRDTRVSGQFLDHALAAGLSSAGMDVTRVGVIPTPGVAYLTESQDIELGVVISASHNPMQDNGIKFFARGGYKLPDEMEDRVQAMLGQNWERPLGSGVGDVVANGKAADDAYVNHLVDTVPVSLHGLKIVVDCANGAASEIGPRALREAGADVVVINASPDGRNINLNCGSTHPKQLKSMVVAAGADFGVAFDGDADRCLAVDGAGDLVDGDQIMGMLALDMHRAGILTEDTLVLTVMSNLGLRLAMQQAGIKTPTTAVGDRYVLEEMRAHGYILGGEQSGHVINARYATTGDGILTALQVAATVASHQAPLSELVSPIQKLPQTLINVPGVDKTRVDDPRLAQDVAQAEARLGETGRVLLRSSGTEPLVRVMVEAATQEQADAEAQTLANRVQELLAL
- a CDS encoding C69 family dipeptidase, with translation MHKKRIAICSLLALALGIGTPTAAFACTGIIVGPELTTDGSFYFGRTEDLEINHNKAYVIHEAGYFQPGQTIEDVSYGTDAGYQFTFANPSYRYNGVNDTTPEYGIFDEAGFNEKGLMVDMTVSASANEAVLAQDPLLDGEDGSRVGLTEAILPTVVLATCDTPENAVRFIADELATKGAAEGNSLVVASKSDLWYMEIYTGHQFLAMRYPKDKFSVFPNTFWINGVTLTPGKTTNNYVVSQDGNYIFSKGLFSTAQAAGTFKGDAARNYIEARESYADPEVGPRNASRSASGIKTLNPNAQVDPNGTAFPFLQSAEKKSISLEMVMDATRNRFGNLGNLPGNDTGEEGYYPIGNRNVMEAHVFQIPTTATDSFPAVEYLALGSTLTSPYVPYYLDQTAGFSPAMNTSNEYTSNSVYWTAMDILHMVETNRSKYQPIVNAKLSPVQKEILTATKLSDEGASARTAWNTKAASKAFAAMQSAQTELRTKLFQDGYTSSSERVRKAGLSGGEFRLTVPAGVTDTVWKLSFDSKSKALSIVDAYGESVGVPAGVPFDITIRKATYEKNPGLTLDGQPVRATLQGDVYVWKYSTTVGRYSGKNRQAVAANLSKSFFTNAKTAFIVNSHSPSDAISAANLSQGKAPILYTHGIGLDEVTQTELARLHPQKVVLVGGTGAVSDAVQQTVRTLLPSAQVTRIEGSSRYAVNAQSANEFSPDTNAIVIAPGQNSITAVNAVSFAKNLNAPVFLVSSQEVPREISEQIKRLNKVKQVVIVGNETDVSTAVQSKLDELTGVKSSRLTSQNQFQVSAALAGNISEPRQAIVASGIDPADALVAAPLAQSLNLPLVLSSPDKLDPSVVQYIQATKSIKQAIFVGGPAPLSQALRAQMQGILN
- the rpsI gene encoding 30S ribosomal protein S9 — translated: MAKTTTEIEELEDVPSEYTTETPAAQDEPGRGNSRIDKGMGLGRRKEAVARVRLVPGNGNWTINGRTLEDYFPNKLHQQLVMAPFVLLDLQGRFDVKARIDGGGISGQAGALRLGVSRALNEIDRDANRPALKKAGFLTRDARAVERKKAGLKKARKAPQYSKR
- the rplM gene encoding 50S ribosomal protein L13 — translated: MRTYSPKAGDVDAKWHVVDADGIVLGRLASQVATLLRGKHKPTFAPNFDNGDYVIVINAEKVVLTGNKWTEKTAYHHSGFPGGLKATSYQEMREKQPEKIIEKAVKGMMPHNRLSKQQLTKLKVYAGPEHPHAGQNPEVFELTQIAQ